The Phalacrocorax carbo chromosome 28, bPhaCar2.1, whole genome shotgun sequence genome segment GCATGGAAAGCACAGTCAGCGTGTGAGGTGCAGCCTGACCGGGTGCTCGGCAAGAGAAAAGGCACgctctggggagcagggacagcgctgggaaaggaggcagaaagatTGAAGAGCAGCAGTCCTGAAGGGGGCCCTGCAAAGAAAGCCCAAGGCTTTCTCCCACCTGCCATGGTGGTAGCATGGAGCCTAGAGTTGGGAACAGCACAAAGAAGCAAGGCTCTGGGCAAAAGTGACACCAAAGTCAGAAAACAATCTGCGGTACGAGAGAGAGGAGAGTGAGGCAAAGGTGGTTGCAGCTCACCTTgttcagcaaggaggagaaggcaagAGAAGACGATGAGGATTCCGACAGCTGGACTGGCTTTTATACTGGTCCAGACCGCCCCGGGCCCACAGGCACCCTCTGCGCATGTCACGTCTTTAACAACAAGCTTGTCTTGTATGCAAAGCATCACAATTAAAGAAATGGAGACACTGCTTATGTTCCCTGCAAcgctgccttttcatttccctgttcATGGCACACCCGTCGAGCCACACAAGCTCCTTTCAAGTGGCAGTATTAGAGGCCAACGTATTTCCGGGGAAGTGACACAGAAgtgaaggaaaaggtgaagTCAAACAGAAGGAGAGGGCTAACGTTGTCAGGCTCCGGCAGCCTCTCAGCCTCCCGGGGCTTGTTTTGAGGTTTTGTCCTAACATTTGGGGCCTCATTTCCTTCCAAACCTATCATTAAACGCCAGGCTTCCAACAAGCTGCCCGAGTGAGGACCAGCCCCGTCCCCAGCTTTCCCTAGCAACCAGCTCAGGCTGTGTAAGGCACCAGTTTTCCAAGCATGtcagctctgccccaggcttTAGCCCTGGTGTGATACCCAGCGTTCCTCTCAGGAGaaagcagcctggctgctccccCTCTCACCTCCATCGGCGGCATCAGGAGGTCCCCAGTCACCAGCACAGGCATGTTTCAGAAAGAAGGACATGGCCCTTCCACAGGCAAGCGTTGCTGCCTCACTCCTGATAAACTGGGCTGTCCTCCACAAACAAAAGCCCGTGCTGGGCACCAAATACcactgctttcctcctccccatggtCCTTGCCTCAGCTTCTGCTTTGGCTCAACACACACGGTTCCAAACCCTCAGCAAGGTTTCCGTGCAACATGCAACCCTCCCCAGAAGCAAGAGAGGGCTGGCACTGCCAGCAAGGAGAGTCTGGAGAGATGTCAGGATCTCCCCAGCAGTGCATGCCAAGGGAAGGATTCAATGCCCTGCACTGCATTTCCTGGGGCAGAAGAGGAGCTGAACGTCCCCGAGAGGAATgacagcccagcctggggcacCAGCTCCCCTTGTCTGACACCCCAGCCAGGGCCTCACTGCAAACGCTGGACAAAACTCCTTCCCCAGCTAGACTGGGGAAGTCTCCACCAGAGGCGGTCAACTCTCTAACCACAGAGGCACAGGCCAAACTCCTCATTTCAGAGGATGACGAGAGCTTGGAAGGTGCACTGCGTTAACCTGGTGAGGCCAGCAAAAgtccatccaaacagaaatgctgtcaGGGCTCAGTGagagccagctgctccctgcaggatGGGAGCCAGGAGGTGAGCATGATCACAAGgccaggagggcagcagccTCACCAGCAATGGCCCCACTGCACGGCTCCTGAACAAGGAACACCCAGAGGCAGTAGACGGGAGCAGCCCAGAGTCCAGCTCAACCATCAAGTTCATGGTGAAGAAGCAGGACTGACATCAAGCAGGGCAGTCATCCCACAGGTCAGCAGCACATCCAGTGATCACAACCTGCGTCAACAGGGCCCACTGATTGCTGACCAGAACCATAATGACCAGACAGGTTCAAGGAGAGCCTGGGAAATCAGTGGGCAGCTTGAGGTCTGCATCAAGGGGGCTCGCGGTCAGGCATAAGCAGAGCCACAAAAGAACAGGAGGCTTACACTCCTGCCACCAAGCCAAAGAACAGCCTGAGGGCTCAGGACAGAGCTTAAGTAGAGCCCTGGGtcaaagggaagagggagagagccCAGGTGAGGCGCATCAGGGCCGTTGGGCCTGTTGTTACTGCAGTCAGGGCAGTGATGTgcaagaggaaagaggaaatctCCCGCACACCTGGGACACAGGGCACCAGTTCCATCCGTCTCAACAGTGTTGGAAAGGACTTGTTCCTTCAAGAAAGGATGCTTGCATTATTTCTGCAAGTgcaaaatctgccttttcttctaAGGCTCCTTTCAATCGCATCCTGGACCCAGAAAACCCACAGGTAGAGTCTCCGACCAGACCTTGATCCTCCCACGGTCAGCGCCTAGGGTGAGGGTCTGCCCAAAGGCTCCAGTGCTCTGCCGCACCCTGCGCTCTCTCACCATGTGCTGCAGatgctgccttccctccctggTGTGATCCTATCCCCCCACCATGCTTCTGCTCTCAGCCCAGCATGGCTCATGCGTGGTGATGGAGAGTGCTTTCCCTGGGGGCCTGCCTGCACAGCAGGGCACAGGGGGTTTGCTGACAGCAGCTGTCTTTCAGGGAAGACAGGGCTTTAGCTGTGGGGAAGGGCACTGGAAGTGTTCCCTCAGCGGATGGGAGAACACGGGAGGTGGCCCTCCCCCTACCTGAAGCAGGACTGGGGAGGCATGGAGCAAAACATCACCTGTGGAGGACTAGAGCACCAGGGAGGAAGGCATCGGCAGCTTGTCCTCTCCTACATCCCCTGTGGCAGGAgcaaccaccacccccccgtGCAGTTTTCCACACCAACTGCATGCCAGCATCACAAACGAGCAAGGTTCCTTTGCTCCCTGACGCTGGTGGTCTTGCAGTTGAAGGCAGAGAGGCAAGAGGACACAAGGGCTGCATCCTGGAGGgattctctctttccttccttccttccttccttctcctggtGGGCAAGGGACTTGCTCGATGCCCTCACTTCCGTGTCATGGGCAACAAGTCATGCAAACTCCCAAGCAGTGACTGTGCAGCTCTGCTAACAGTGTTGACTACTTCAGAAAGGGGCCTGAGGGCCACGCAGAGATGGTCTGGGCACAGAAGTGGAGGGATACCACTATCTGAGCATCTCTCACAGACCACAGGCATCTTGAGCCATGCAAGGCATcgtggggttttgttttagaGACACAACAAGTGTGGTGTTTAGGACGAAGGCATGTGGGTGACGTTGGGAAGGCTATATCCCATGGGAAGTACCGTCCACTCCAGGAGGTCACGTCAGTGGGAATCCCCTCCTCCCAATCCCGCAAGAAAGATGTGAGCCCACCACATCCCTTTGGACAGGCCTTTGCCTTGTAGAGCATCCCATTTCCCCTGGAACGCTTGGCTGAGCATCCCACGAGGGAAGGAACACGAGGAGACGTCAAGCTACAATGCAGCATAAACTTTAATGGTTAGTCTAAAGAGTGAAACAAAGCAGCGCGTGCTGGAAGGGACCCGGTCCGGGCTGCTACAGGTGCAGCTGACGGTCAGGCAACCCTTCACAGCAACGGGACACGCGtcttcctcccacacacacGGGCAGGGGGTGATGAGCTGGGCCCCTCTCAGCTTGCTTCAGGATGAACCCATGGCACAGGACAGCAGGAGGCAACAGGGACTCATGATGCggagaagaaagcaggaggagaagacGACATCAGTTGGCCATGtttccaggcagcacagcaaggccCCTTGCTTCCACCCCTCCTTTGCAGGAGGGCACGAGGGTGCTCAGCCCCTCTGGaaaccctggccagcagctccgTCCTCAGTGCGGCACCTGGCTTTGGGCTTCCCGGTCGATGCACTCACCGGACGTCCGGCCCGCCTTTAGCAGGGCAGGCACCTTCTGCCGTAGTAGCGGCCACCAAGGCCGGAGAAGTTAAAGCCcccggaggagatgggcactccCTCAGCGCTCAGGATGCTGCCAACGGCAGCGGAGGTGGTGGATCCCACAACGGTGttctgggggaaggagctgaggatgggtccgggcagggtcaccaccacgggAGACGGTTCGATCACCACCCGGgagtcctggcactgcctgacacagggctcgttgcagctgttGGCAAGCGGGGTTGGCCCACAGGGACGGCACAGATCGTAGCAGGACATGGCCGTGGGACGGAGGTGCACCTGGGAGAGGGGGCATGGAAAGCACAGTCAGCGTGTGAGGTGCAGCCTGACCGGGTGCTCGGCAAGAGAAAAGGCACgctctggggagcagggacagcgctgggaaaggaggcagaaagatTGAAGAGCAGCAGTCCTGAAGGGGGCCCTGCAAAGAAAGCCCAAGGCTTTCTCCCACCTGCCATGGTGGTAGCATGGAGCCTAGAGTTGGGAACAGCACAAAGAAGCAAGGCTCTGGGCAAAAGTGACACCAAAGTCAGAAAACAATCTGCGGTACGAGAGAGAGGAGAGTGAGGCAAAGGTGGTTGCAGCTCACCTTgttcagcaaggaggagaaggcaagAGAAGACGATGAGGATTCCGACAGCTGGACTGGCTTTTATACTGGTCCAGACCGCCCCGGGCCCACAGGCACCCTCTGCGCATGTCACGTCTTTAACAACAAGCTTGTCTTGTATGCAAAGCATCACAATTAAAGAAATGGAGACACTGCTTATGTTCCCTGCAAcgctgccttttcatttccctgttcATGGCACACCCGTCGAGCCACACAAGCTCCTTTCAAGTGGCAGTATTAGAGGCCAACGTATTTCCGGGGAAGTGACACAGAAgtgaaggaaaaggtgaagTCAAACAGAAGGAGAGGGCTAACGTTGTCAGGCTCCGGCAGCCTCTCAGCCTCCCGGGGCTTGTTTTGAGGTTTTGTCCTAACATTTGGGGCCTCATTTCCTTCCAAACCTATCATTAAACGCCAGGCTTCCAACAAGCTGCCCGAGTGAGGACCAGCCCCGTCCCCAGCTTTCCCTAGCAACCAGCTCAGGCTGTGTAAGGCACCAGTTTTCCAAGCATGtcagctctgccccaggcttTAGCCCTGGTGTGATACCCAGCGTTCCTCTCAGGAGAAAGCAGCCTAGCTGCTCCCCCTCTCACCTCCATCGGCGGCATCAGGAGGTCCCCAGTCACCAGCACAGGCATGTTTCAGAAAGAAGGACATGGCCCTTCCACAGGCAAGCGTTGCTGCCTCACTCCTGATAAACTGGGCTGTCCTCCACAAACAAAAGCCCGTGCTGGGCACCAAATACcactgctttcctcctccccatggtCCTTGCCTCAGCTTCTGCTTTGGCTCAACACACACGGTTCCAAACCCTCAGCAAGGTTTCCGTGCAACATGCAACCCTCCCCAGAAGCAAGAGAGGGCTGGCACTGCCAGCAAGGAGAGTCTGGAGAGATGTCAGGATCTCCCCAGCAGTGCATGCCAAGGGAAGGATTCAATGCCCTGCACTGCATTTCCTGGGGCAGAAGAGGAGCTGAACGTCCCCGAGAGGAATgacagcccagcctggggcacCAGCTCCCCTTGTCTGACACCCCAGCCAGGGCCTCACTGCAAACGCTGGACAAAACTCCTTCCCCAGCTAGACTGGGGAAGTCTCCACCAGAGGCGGTCAACTCTCTAACCACAGAGGCACAGGCCAAACTCCTCATTTCAGAGGATGACGAGAGCTTGGAAGGTGCACTGCGTTAACCTGGTGAGGCCAGCAAAAgtccatccaaacagaaatgctgtcaGGGCTCAGTGagagccagctgctccctgcaggatGGGAGCCAGGAGGTGAGCATGATCACAAGgccaggagggcagcagccTCACCAGCAATGGCCCCACTGCACGGCTCCTGAACAAGGAACACCCAGAGGCAGTAGACGGGAGCAGCCCAGAGTCCAGCTCAACCATCAAGTTCATGGTGAAGAAGCAGGACTGACATCAAGCAGGGCAGTCATCCCACAGGTCAGCAGCACATCCAGTGATCACAACCTGCGTCAACAGGGCCCACTGATTGCTGA includes the following:
- the LOC135318045 gene encoding feather beta keratin; translation: MSCYDLCRPCGPTPLANSCNEPCVRQCQDSRVVIEPSPVVVTLPGPILSSFPQNTVVGSTTSAAVGSILSAEGVPISSGGFNFSGLGGRYYGRRCLPC